The following proteins come from a genomic window of Chryseobacterium glaciei:
- the hppD gene encoding 4-hydroxyphenylpyruvate dioxygenase translates to MSTLTFAEKIAQAENFLPINGTDYIEFYVGNAKQAAHYYKTAFGFQSVAYAGPETGVRDRASYVLQQGKIRLILTTGLKSDSPINEHVKKHGDGVKVLALWVDDAYQAFEETTKRGGKPYLEPVTLTDEHGEVRMSGVYTYGETVHMFVERKNYTGPFMPGYQKWESAYQPEDAGLLYVDHCVGNVGWDRMIPTVEWYEKVMGFVNILSFDDKQINTEYSALMSKVMSNGNGFAKFPINEPAEGKKKSQVEEYLDFYEGEGVQHIAVATKDIIHTVTELKKRGVEFLSAPPEAYYDMVPERVGHIDEDLKKLQDLGILIDHDEEGYLLQIFTKPVEDRPTLFFEIIERHGAQSFGAGNFKALFEALEREQEKRGNL, encoded by the coding sequence ATGTCAACACTTACATTTGCCGAAAAAATTGCTCAAGCAGAGAATTTTTTGCCTATTAATGGTACAGATTACATTGAGTTTTATGTTGGAAATGCTAAACAGGCTGCTCATTATTACAAAACCGCTTTCGGTTTTCAGTCTGTGGCATACGCTGGTCCTGAAACAGGAGTAAGAGACCGTGCATCTTATGTTCTTCAACAAGGAAAAATTAGACTGATCTTAACGACTGGTCTTAAGTCTGACTCACCAATCAACGAACACGTAAAAAAACACGGAGATGGAGTAAAAGTATTGGCACTTTGGGTAGATGACGCTTACCAAGCTTTCGAAGAAACTACAAAAAGAGGTGGAAAACCATATTTAGAGCCTGTAACTTTAACAGACGAGCATGGTGAAGTAAGAATGTCCGGAGTTTACACTTACGGAGAGACTGTTCACATGTTTGTAGAAAGAAAAAATTACACAGGTCCTTTCATGCCTGGTTACCAAAAGTGGGAAAGTGCTTATCAACCGGAAGACGCAGGTTTATTATATGTAGACCACTGCGTTGGAAATGTAGGTTGGGACAGAATGATTCCTACCGTAGAATGGTACGAAAAAGTAATGGGATTTGTAAATATCCTTTCTTTTGATGACAAACAGATCAACACAGAATATTCTGCATTGATGTCTAAAGTAATGTCCAACGGAAACGGATTCGCAAAATTCCCGATCAACGAGCCTGCAGAAGGTAAAAAGAAATCTCAGGTAGAAGAATATCTTGATTTCTACGAAGGAGAAGGTGTGCAGCACATCGCTGTAGCTACAAAAGACATCATCCACACAGTAACTGAACTTAAAAAACGTGGTGTAGAATTCCTTTCTGCTCCACCAGAAGCATATTACGACATGGTTCCTGAAAGAGTTGGCCATATCGATGAAGATCTAAAGAAATTACAGGATTTAGGTATACTTATTGATCATGATGAAGAAGGATATCTTTTACAGATCTTTACGAAGCCTGTTGAAGACCGTCCTACTCTTTTCTTCGAAATCATTGAAAGACACGGTGCACAGAGTTTTGGTGCCGGTAACTTCAAAGCATTGTTCGAAGCATTAGAGAGAGAGCAAGAGAAAAGAGGTAATCTTTAA
- the fahA gene encoding fumarylacetoacetase encodes MKSFVEYSSNSDFSIHNIPFGVAVFNKEYIGCCTRIGDQIVDLATLYDLSYFEDIDGLEDNVFEAYTLNEFIELGKPVTNAVRLKIQELLLEGSILSKDQKTIEDAFYDLDKVKMMMPVHIPNYTDFYSSIEHATNVGKMFRDPANALLPNWKHLPVGYHGRASSIVVSGTDINRPKGQTKPADAEKPVFGPSKQLDFELEMAFIINKNTDMGESISTKEAEDAIFGMIIFNDWSARDIQAWEYVPLGPFLAKNFGSSASPWVVTLEALEPFRTASPTQDPEVLDYLKFEGDKNYDINLEVYLQPENGEENLISESNYKFMYWNMTQQLAHHTVNGCNLEVGDLYASGTISGSDPKSFGSMLELTWRGQNPIQLSNGQERKFIDDNDTVTMKAWSEKDGVRVGFGEVSGKIIPTK; translated from the coding sequence ATGAAATCATTTGTAGAGTATTCCTCCAATTCGGACTTTTCAATACACAATATTCCTTTCGGAGTAGCAGTTTTTAACAAAGAATATATCGGATGTTGTACAAGAATCGGAGATCAGATCGTTGATCTTGCGACGTTGTATGACCTTAGTTATTTTGAAGACATTGACGGATTAGAAGACAATGTTTTTGAAGCCTATACCTTAAACGAATTTATTGAACTGGGAAAACCTGTTACCAATGCTGTTCGTTTAAAAATTCAGGAATTATTACTTGAAGGTTCTATCTTGTCTAAAGACCAGAAAACCATTGAAGACGCTTTCTATGATTTGGATAAAGTAAAAATGATGATGCCGGTTCACATTCCGAACTACACTGATTTTTACAGCAGCATCGAACATGCAACCAACGTTGGAAAAATGTTCCGTGACCCTGCAAATGCATTGTTGCCTAATTGGAAACATTTACCTGTAGGATATCACGGCAGAGCTTCATCAATTGTGGTTTCAGGAACGGATATTAACCGCCCAAAAGGTCAGACGAAACCTGCAGATGCAGAAAAACCAGTTTTCGGACCTTCAAAACAATTGGATTTTGAATTAGAAATGGCTTTCATCATCAATAAAAATACAGACATGGGTGAAAGTATCTCTACAAAAGAAGCGGAAGACGCTATTTTTGGAATGATTATTTTCAACGACTGGTCTGCAAGAGATATTCAAGCTTGGGAATATGTTCCACTAGGACCATTTTTAGCTAAAAACTTTGGTTCATCAGCTTCTCCTTGGGTTGTAACATTGGAAGCTTTGGAGCCTTTCAGAACGGCTTCTCCTACACAGGATCCTGAAGTTTTAGATTATTTAAAATTTGAAGGAGATAAAAATTACGATATTAATTTAGAGGTTTATTTACAGCCGGAAAACGGTGAAGAAAATCTGATCTCTGAAAGCAATTATAAATTTATGTATTGGAACATGACGCAACAACTGGCTCACCACACTGTAAATGGTTGTAACCTGGAAGTTGGTGATCTGTATGCAAGTGGAACGATTTCAGGAAGCGATCCAAAATCTTTCGGTTCTATGCTTGAGTTGACATGGAGAGGGCAAAATCCAATCCAATTAAGCAACGGACAAGAAAGAAAGTTCATCGATGATAACGACACTGTAACGATGAAAGCCTGGTCTGAAAAAGATGGTGTAAGAGTTGGTTTCGGTGAAGTAAGTGGAAAAATTATTCCTACTAAATAA
- a CDS encoding HipA family kinase: MLDLRTVTVMRYILPLREGGSLPALAEADDDFKYVLKFRGAGHGVKMLISELLGGKITEVLGLKIPELVFINLDVDFGRAEADEEIQDLLKNSEGLNLGLHYLSGSITYDSSIKVDPLLASKIVWLDAFITNIDRTFKNTNLLMWHKELWVIDNGASFYFHHSWQNFDVAAKTPFKYVKDHVLLPQAKLLDEADTFAKEVLNDTVFREIVNLIPEDWLHWNDADETPEEIREIYFNFLKTRLENSEIFLNEAKNARG; this comes from the coding sequence ATGTTGGATTTAAGAACGGTAACCGTAATGCGTTATATTCTGCCACTTCGCGAGGGAGGTTCGCTTCCGGCTTTGGCAGAGGCTGATGATGATTTTAAATATGTTTTGAAATTCCGTGGCGCTGGTCATGGCGTTAAAATGTTGATTTCTGAATTATTAGGAGGAAAAATAACAGAAGTTTTAGGATTAAAAATTCCTGAACTGGTTTTTATCAATCTTGATGTAGATTTTGGAAGAGCCGAAGCAGATGAAGAAATCCAGGATTTATTGAAAAATTCTGAGGGACTCAATTTAGGACTGCACTATCTTTCCGGCTCGATTACATATGATTCGAGTATAAAAGTTGATCCGCTTTTGGCTTCAAAAATTGTCTGGCTGGATGCCTTTATTACCAATATCGACCGTACTTTTAAGAACACCAATCTTTTGATGTGGCATAAGGAATTGTGGGTGATCGACAACGGTGCGTCATTTTATTTCCACCATTCTTGGCAGAATTTTGACGTGGCAGCGAAAACTCCCTTCAAATATGTGAAAGACCACGTTTTGCTTCCACAAGCGAAACTGCTGGATGAAGCTGATACGTTCGCAAAAGAAGTTTTGAATGATACCGTTTTCAGAGAAATCGTTAATTTGATTCCTGAAGACTGGCTGCATTGGAATGACGCCGATGAAACGCCTGAAGAAATTCGCGAGATCTATTTCAACTTCCTGAAAACACGATTAGAAAATTCTGAAATCTTTTTAAACGAAGCCAAAAATGCAAGAGGATAA
- a CDS encoding GxxExxY protein has translation MITQSYLTDLTYKINGACIEVHKILGAGLLESVYHKCLEEEFRLRNINFKSEFKIPVVYKGKEINCDFFCDFMVEDLIVVELKAVSILNEIHRAQLLNYINLMKKPKGILVNFNVKNLYNDGQETFVNKYYDMLF, from the coding sequence ATGATTACACAATCTTATCTGACAGATTTAACATATAAGATAAATGGCGCCTGCATAGAAGTTCACAAAATTCTTGGCGCAGGCTTATTAGAAAGTGTTTATCATAAATGTTTGGAAGAAGAATTTAGATTGAGAAATATCAATTTTAAATCTGAATTTAAAATTCCTGTAGTTTATAAAGGAAAAGAAATTAATTGTGATTTCTTTTGTGATTTTATGGTTGAAGATTTAATTGTTGTTGAATTGAAAGCAGTTTCTATATTAAATGAAATTCATCGAGCACAACTTCTGAATTATATTAATTTGATGAAAAAGCCTAAAGGAATTTTAGTAAATTTTAATGTGAAAAATTTATACAATGACGGGCAAGAAACTTTTGTAAATAAATATTACGATATGCTTTTTTGA
- a CDS encoding DUF3037 domain-containing protein: MQEDKIYEYAVIRLVPKVEREEFFNVGLVMFSKREKFIKVDYYLCPDKFKLMHSKLDYDDIIQNLESFQKTANGDKDGGPIAQFEIPERFRWLTAVRSSVVQTSRPHPGKSKDLEKTFGKLFEELVK; the protein is encoded by the coding sequence ATGCAAGAGGATAAAATTTACGAATACGCTGTAATACGCTTGGTACCGAAGGTTGAGAGAGAAGAGTTTTTCAATGTCGGACTCGTTATGTTCTCAAAAAGAGAGAAATTTATCAAGGTGGATTATTATTTATGTCCCGATAAATTCAAATTAATGCACAGCAAACTGGATTATGACGACATCATTCAAAATCTGGAAAGCTTCCAAAAAACAGCAAATGGAGATAAAGACGGCGGGCCTATTGCACAATTTGAAATCCCAGAACGTTTCCGTTGGTTAACGGCTGTGAGAAGTTCTGTTGTTCAAACTTCAAGACCTCATCCGGGAAAATCTAAAGATCTGGAAAAGACTTTTGGTAAACTTTTTGAAGAGTTAGTAAAATAG
- a CDS encoding acetyl-CoA hydrolase/transferase family protein: MYNYISAEEAIYTVKSGNRVFFHGSACTPNYLIDELARQSHRLQNVEMVSITQQGAVEIAKPEYKDSFFVNSLFVSTPVRNAVNSENGDYVPIFLSEIPILFRKNILPLDVALITVSPPDKHGFCTLGTSVDVARAAVDTAKLVVAIVNPLMPRTHGDGMIHISRIHKLVWHEEELQTVDYGSKVGPDEMLVGKNVAELIDDRSTLQMGIGTIPDAVLKCLSNHKDLGVHTEMLSDGVIDLIQNDVINNKYKGYHDNKTITSFCFGTRKLYDYVDDNTVFDFKDVSDVNFPINIMRNNKMVAINSAIEIDLTGQVCADSIGTMQYSGIGGQMDFMRGAALSEDGKPIIAITSRTKKGVSRIVPFLKQGAGVVTTRGHIHWVVTEYGTAYLYGKNLRQRAQELISIAHPDDREMLERAAFERFKC; encoded by the coding sequence ATGTATAATTATATTAGCGCAGAAGAAGCAATTTATACCGTCAAAAGCGGAAACCGAGTGTTTTTTCATGGAAGTGCATGTACTCCAAATTATTTAATTGATGAATTGGCAAGACAATCCCACAGACTGCAAAATGTAGAGATGGTTTCTATCACTCAACAAGGAGCTGTAGAAATTGCCAAACCAGAATATAAAGACAGTTTTTTCGTCAACTCGTTATTTGTTTCCACACCGGTAAGAAATGCGGTTAATTCTGAAAATGGAGATTATGTTCCTATTTTTTTAAGTGAAATTCCTATTCTTTTCAGAAAAAATATTTTGCCACTGGATGTTGCTTTAATTACTGTTTCTCCACCGGACAAACATGGATTTTGCACATTGGGAACTTCGGTAGATGTTGCAAGAGCGGCTGTAGATACTGCGAAATTAGTTGTTGCAATTGTAAATCCATTAATGCCAAGAACGCACGGTGATGGAATGATCCATATCAGCAGAATTCACAAGTTGGTTTGGCATGAAGAAGAACTTCAAACCGTAGATTATGGTTCAAAGGTTGGCCCTGACGAAATGCTTGTAGGGAAAAATGTTGCTGAATTGATTGACGACAGATCAACCTTACAAATGGGTATCGGAACTATTCCTGACGCGGTTTTAAAATGTCTGAGCAATCATAAAGATCTTGGAGTACATACCGAGATGCTAAGTGACGGTGTTATCGATCTGATTCAAAATGACGTTATTAACAATAAATATAAAGGTTACCACGATAATAAAACAATCACAAGTTTCTGTTTCGGAACAAGAAAACTGTACGATTATGTAGATGATAATACTGTGTTCGATTTCAAAGATGTGAGTGATGTTAATTTCCCGATTAACATTATGAGAAACAACAAAATGGTTGCGATTAATTCTGCTATTGAAATTGATCTTACCGGACAGGTCTGCGCAGATTCTATCGGAACCATGCAATACAGCGGAATCGGTGGTCAAATGGACTTTATGAGAGGTGCTGCCTTGAGCGAAGATGGAAAGCCCATTATCGCCATCACTTCAAGAACTAAAAAAGGCGTTTCAAGAATTGTCCCTTTCCTAAAACAAGGCGCGGGCGTTGTTACAACGAGAGGTCACATTCATTGGGTGGTCACGGAATACGGAACAGCCTATCTTTACGGGAAAAATTTACGCCAGAGAGCGCAGGAACTGATCAGCATTGCACATCCCGATGACAGAGAGATGTTGGAAAGAGCAGCTTTTGAAAGGTTCAAGTGTTAA
- a CDS encoding flavin reductase family protein — protein MKTAIPSELSSVQLQTIMQTAVSPRPIALASTVDKDGNHNLSPFSFFNMFSTVPPILIFSPSRRVRDNTTKHTLENVLEVPEVVIGTVNFPIVQQISLASTEYGDGVNEFIKSGLTMKDADLVQPKLIEECPVNFECKVLEIKSLGDQGGAGNLVICEVQKIHIREEYLNEEGNLDQKKLDMVARLGGNWYSRNNENNLFEVPKPLVTKGIGFDLLPDAIKLSNIFTGNDLGMLANVEVLPSENCHADENIHQEAQKLLLESKIDEAWKILVI, from the coding sequence ATGAAAACAGCAATCCCATCCGAATTATCTTCCGTACAACTACAAACCATTATGCAAACAGCCGTTTCACCACGACCGATTGCATTGGCTTCAACGGTGGATAAAGACGGAAATCATAATTTATCTCCATTCAGTTTTTTTAATATGTTCAGTACGGTTCCTCCGATATTGATATTTTCACCATCGAGAAGAGTCCGTGACAATACTACAAAACACACATTAGAAAACGTTCTGGAAGTTCCGGAAGTTGTCATCGGAACCGTAAATTTCCCAATTGTACAGCAAATTTCTTTAGCTTCTACAGAATATGGTGACGGAGTAAATGAGTTCATCAAATCGGGCTTAACCATGAAAGACGCGGATCTGGTTCAACCTAAATTAATTGAAGAATGTCCTGTCAACTTTGAATGTAAAGTTTTAGAAATAAAATCTTTGGGAGATCAGGGTGGCGCAGGAAATCTAGTGATTTGTGAGGTTCAAAAAATCCACATCAGAGAAGAATATTTGAATGAAGAAGGAAATTTAGACCAGAAAAAACTTGATATGGTCGCTCGTCTCGGCGGAAACTGGTATTCAAGAAATAATGAAAATAATCTTTTTGAAGTTCCGAAACCGTTGGTAACAAAAGGAATTGGTTTTGATCTTCTTCCTGATGCTATCAAACTTAGTAATATTTTCACAGGAAATGATTTAGGAATGCTTGCCAACGTTGAGGTTTTACCTTCTGAAAATTGTCATGCAGACGAAAACATTCATCAAGAGGCTCAAAAATTATTACTGGAAAGCAAAATTGATGAAGCGTGGAAAATATTAGTCATTTAA
- a CDS encoding alpha/beta hydrolase family protein — MKITKQQNIIIQNSETREFLADAFYPETDKKLPLVIFVHGYKGYKDWGAWDLMAEKFAEAGLFFVKFNFSHNGTTVEDPHNFADLEAFGNNNYSKELSDLGVVINHFVKHPNIDDQKIILIGHSRGGGISIIKTFEDERINGLITLASVDTLERFPKDEALENWKTKGVYYVLNGRTKQEMPHYYQFYKDFEKDEHRFDVERATEMAKAHILVIHGANDESVSVKSAEHLHILNPNSELFLIENANHTFGSKEPWEDNNLPKELNTVVEKCIQFINDKIVNE; from the coding sequence ATGAAAATCACAAAACAACAAAATATAATCATCCAAAATTCTGAAACCAGAGAATTTCTTGCAGACGCATTTTATCCGGAAACAGATAAAAAATTACCGTTAGTCATTTTCGTTCACGGCTACAAAGGTTACAAAGATTGGGGAGCATGGGATTTAATGGCAGAAAAGTTTGCCGAAGCCGGACTTTTCTTTGTTAAGTTTAATTTTTCGCACAACGGAACGACGGTTGAAGATCCTCATAATTTTGCAGACCTTGAAGCTTTTGGAAATAATAATTATTCTAAAGAACTTTCAGATTTAGGTGTTGTGATTAATCATTTTGTTAAGCATCCGAATATTGATGATCAGAAAATAATATTGATCGGGCATAGCAGAGGAGGAGGGATTTCTATTATTAAAACTTTTGAAGATGAAAGAATTAATGGATTAATTACGTTAGCAAGTGTTGATACTTTGGAACGTTTTCCGAAAGATGAAGCTTTGGAAAACTGGAAAACGAAAGGAGTTTATTATGTGTTGAACGGACGAACAAAGCAAGAGATGCCTCATTACTATCAATTCTATAAAGATTTTGAAAAAGATGAACATCGTTTTGATGTAGAAAGAGCTACAGAAATGGCGAAAGCTCATATCTTAGTTATTCATGGAGCAAATGATGAAAGCGTAAGTGTGAAAAGTGCGGAACATCTTCATATTTTAAACCCAAATTCTGAATTATTTTTAATTGAAAATGCCAATCACACGTTTGGATCAAAAGAGCCTTGGGAAGACAATAATTTGCCTAAAGAATTGAATACAGTTGTTGAAAAATGCATTCAATTTATCAACGATAAGATTGTAAATGAATAA
- a CDS encoding alpha/beta hydrolase, which translates to MKSFINNTSIYRFSINLFFILFLSSFMLGFSQLPFEPKTGKSTLLPEKAKVSENIIYKTNQNGDQMALDIYTPKDTSSEKLPVVIYVFGGGWVKGDKTIRSETYIEDMFLKLVEKKYAVIAINYTLLNENIHFPLPLQDTKDAVRWVRKNAEKYNFDTNNIGLFGASSGAHLSMLAAYTQDNEFVGSPELAPYSAKVNYVVDNFGPADLNTLLHTRIGKIPVFFVGLIFSDKIVTLRENLVNGISGYDIKKEKRKVVKYFKTVSPITYADTAVPTLIVQGDKDKVVPLKQSKKLSRKLKKANVQNSLIIVKDGMHGFGTTDKNYLHQIDDEMVNFIVSQKKN; encoded by the coding sequence ATGAAATCATTCATAAACAATACATCAATCTACAGGTTTTCAATAAACCTGTTTTTTATTTTATTTTTAAGTTCATTTATGTTAGGCTTTTCTCAGCTTCCATTTGAACCCAAAACTGGGAAAAGTACACTGTTACCGGAAAAGGCAAAAGTTTCTGAAAATATTATCTACAAAACCAATCAAAATGGTGATCAAATGGCTTTGGATATCTACACGCCAAAAGATACCTCATCAGAGAAACTTCCTGTTGTAATCTACGTCTTCGGAGGAGGATGGGTAAAAGGTGATAAAACCATACGATCTGAGACTTATATTGAAGATATGTTTCTAAAATTGGTTGAAAAAAAATATGCAGTAATTGCGATAAATTATACCTTATTAAACGAAAATATTCATTTTCCATTACCTCTTCAAGATACTAAAGACGCGGTAAGATGGGTGAGAAAAAATGCTGAAAAATATAATTTTGACACTAATAATATTGGATTATTCGGAGCTTCGTCGGGTGCTCATCTTTCTATGCTTGCCGCTTATACTCAAGATAATGAATTCGTTGGAAGCCCTGAACTCGCGCCTTATTCTGCAAAAGTAAATTATGTAGTTGATAATTTCGGGCCGGCAGATCTTAATACACTTCTTCATACCCGAATCGGAAAAATACCTGTTTTTTTCGTTGGATTAATATTTTCAGATAAAATCGTGACTTTAAGAGAAAATCTTGTCAATGGAATTTCCGGATATGACATTAAAAAAGAAAAAAGAAAAGTTGTAAAATATTTCAAAACCGTATCTCCGATAACGTATGCAGATACTGCTGTTCCGACTTTAATTGTACAAGGTGATAAAGATAAAGTAGTTCCTTTAAAACAATCTAAAAAGCTCAGCAGAAAGCTAAAAAAAGCCAACGTACAAAATTCTTTAATTATCGTAAAAGACGGAATGCACGGATTTGGAACGACTGACAAGAATTATTTACATCAAATTGATGATGAAATGGTAAATTTTATTGTTTCACAAAAGAAAAACTAA
- a CDS encoding phospholipase D-like domain-containing protein has translation MNYFCCPIKTTKTNNEKLQFLIRMGTFYNNAVCDIYMGKGAGAKLMQDIRNAKKNVKIVSPYLSPFLIKELIFLHSRGINIKLITSDEIEDFYGYEKNIHKLIIQNKHVDQKAKETRDNLESLSGTLLFAMIGLAVVLFPLMYLLKDLKYGLGFIIVVLIFFARDSVVKKIRNTKVYHYTYKQLFPFKVFVSPNNNGNSFNKTFIHSKIYVIDDEIAYLGSLNFTGSGVKENHETRIRTTDINAVQKIIEEVKDLFFNSNLAERDIQFWGSQLYDEPGN, from the coding sequence TTGAACTATTTTTGCTGTCCGATAAAAACAACAAAAACAAATAATGAAAAACTTCAATTTTTAATAAGAATGGGAACTTTTTATAATAATGCAGTATGCGATATCTACATGGGAAAGGGCGCTGGTGCCAAGCTCATGCAGGATATTAGAAATGCTAAGAAAAACGTGAAAATTGTTTCTCCCTATCTTTCTCCTTTTTTAATTAAAGAACTGATTTTTCTTCATTCCAGAGGGATCAATATTAAACTTATTACGAGTGATGAGATTGAAGATTTTTATGGATATGAAAAAAATATTCACAAACTCATTATTCAAAACAAGCATGTTGATCAGAAAGCAAAAGAAACGAGAGATAATCTGGAGAGTTTGTCGGGAACTCTACTCTTTGCAATGATAGGATTGGCGGTCGTTTTGTTTCCTTTAATGTATCTTTTGAAAGACTTGAAATATGGACTTGGTTTCATCATTGTTGTTCTGATATTTTTTGCGAGAGATTCTGTGGTTAAGAAAATTAGAAATACCAAAGTTTATCATTACACCTATAAACAGTTATTTCCTTTCAAGGTTTTTGTTTCTCCAAATAATAATGGAAATTCTTTCAATAAAACGTTTATTCATAGCAAAATTTACGTTATTGATGATGAAATTGCCTATTTAGGTTCTCTTAATTTTACAGGAAGCGGTGTAAAAGAAAACCACGAAACAAGAATAAGAACCACCGATATTAACGCTGTTCAAAAAATTATAGAAGAAGTAAAAGATTTATTTTTTAATTCAAACTTGGCGGAAAGAGATATTCAGTTTTGGGGAAGTCAGCTTTATGATGAACCTGGAAATTAA